A part of Brassica rapa cultivar Chiifu-401-42 chromosome A05, CAAS_Brap_v3.01, whole genome shotgun sequence genomic DNA contains:
- the LOC103867011 gene encoding uncharacterized protein At2g39795, mitochondrial, whose translation MAFTWCVRRSASRLASVYGNRMSRLRSISAVVSRPSLAPTSSPFRPFALYSTAIDRMSSEQSLLRVIDSEINTALQIDDPDLDEETAPGSFPFKIEDNPGHQTVTLTREYKGEHIKVVVSMPSLDGDENDDEDDDDDGHSNGSSIPLVVTVTKKSGLSLEFSCMAFPDEIAIDALSVSNQGSTLEDKLANEGPDFECLDENLKKTFYKYLEIRGVKASTTNFLHQYMMRKVKREYLLWLKNVKKFMEE comes from the exons ATGGCTTTCACTTGGTGCGTACGGAGATCAGCTTCTAGGTTAGCTTCTGTGTATGGTAATCGGATGAGCCGACTCCGATCTATCTCCGCCGTTGTTAGCCGTCCGTCTCTAGCTCCCACCTCATCTCCGTTTCGTCCTTTTGCCCTTTACTCGACGGCTATTGATCGGATGAGCTCCGAGCAATCGCTTCTCCGCGTGATTGACTCCGAGATCAACACCGCTCTCCAAATCGATGATCCCGATTTG GATGAAGAGACGGCTCCAGGAAGCTTCCCTTTCAAAATTGAAGACAACCCTGGGCATCAGACTGTAACATTGACTAGAGAGTACAAAGGGGAGCATATTAAAGTTGTAGTAAGCATGCCTAGTCTTGACGGTGATGAAAACGACGATGaggatgatgacgatgatggtCATAGCAATGGATCTAGTATTCCACTAGTTGTGACTGTCACCAAGAAGAGCGGGCTCAGCCTTGAGTTTAGCTGTATGGCTTTTCCGGATGAGATTGCCATTGATGCTTTATCTGTGAGCAATCAGGGGAGTACTTTGGAGGATAAGTTGGCTAATGAAGGGCCTGATTTCGA ATGCTTGGACgagaatctgaagaagacaTTCTACAAGTATCTGGAGATCAGAGGAGTGAAAGCAAGCACTACGAACTTCTTGCACCAGTACATGATGAGAAAGGTGAAGAGAGAGTACTTGCTCTGGTTGAAGAATGTTAAGAAGTTTATGGAAGAGTAA
- the LOC103867013 gene encoding mannose-1-phosphate guanylyltransferase 1, whose amino-acid sequence MKALILVGGFGTRLRPLTLSLPKPLVDFANKPMILHQIEALKAVGVDEVVLTVNYQAEVMLNFLKDVEAKLEIKITCSRETEPMGTAGPLALARDKLVDGSGEPFFVLNSDVISEYPFKEMIEFHKAHGGEASIMVTKVDEPSKYGVVVMEETTGKVEKFVEKPKLYVGNKINAGIYLLNPSVVDKIELRPTSIKKETFPKIAAAQVLYAMVLPGFWMDIGQPRDYITGLRLYLDSLRKKCPAKLTTGPDIVGNVLVDETAKIGEGCLIGPDVAIGPGCVVESGVRLSRCTVMRGARIKKHACISSSIIGWHSTVGQWARIENMTILGEDVHVRDEIYSNGGVVLPHKEIKSNILMPGIVM is encoded by the exons ATGAAGGCTCTCATTCTTGTTGGAGGGTTCGGGACTCGGTTAAGACCATTGACTCTCAGTTTACCAAAGCCGCTTGTTGATTTTGCTAATAAACCCATGATCCTTCACCAG aTAGAGGCTCTTAAGGCTGTTGGGGTTGATGAAGTGGTTTTGACAGTTAATTACCAGGCAGAG GTGATGCTTAACTTCTTGAAGGACGTTGAAGCAAAGCTTGAAATCAAAATCACTTGCTCAAGAGAGACTGAGCCTATGGGTACGGCTGGTCCTCTGGCTCTAGCGAGAGACAAACTGGTTGACGGATCTGGAGAACCTTTCTTTGTCCTCAACAGTGATGTGATTAGTGAGTACCCATTCAAAGAAATGATTGAGTTTCATAAAGCCCATGGTGGGGAAGCCTCCATCATGGTGACAAAG GTTGATGAACCTTCTAAATATGGAGTTGTGGTCATGGAAGAAACTACAGGAAAAGTGGAAAAGTTTGTCGAAAAGCCAAAACTGTATGTAGGTAACAAGATCAACGCTGGGATTTATCTTCTGAACCCGTCGGTAGTTGACAAGATTGAACTACGACCAACCTCAATCAAGAAAGAGACCTTCCCCAAGATTGCAGCAGCTCAAGTGCTCTATGCAATGGTACTACCAGGGTTTTGGATGGACATTGGTCAACCACGTGACTACATAACGGGCCTGAGACTCTACTTAGACTCCCTAAGAAAGAAATGTCCTGCCAAGTTAACCACTGGTCCAGACATTGTTGGGAATGTTCTGGTGGATGAAACCGCTAAGATTGGAGAAGGCTGTTTGATAGGACCAGATGTAGCCATTGGTCCAGGCTGTGTTGTTGAGTCAGGGGTTAGGCTCTCACGTTGCACGGTGATGCGTGGGGCACGCATCAAGAAGCATGCATGTATCTCGAGCAGTATCATAGGGTGGCACTCAACGGTTGGACAGTGGGCTAGGATTGAGAACATGACGATCCTTGGGGAAGATGTTCACGTGAGAGATGAGATATATAGCAATGGAGGAGTTGTTTTGCCACACAAGGAGATCAAATCCAACATCTTGATGCCAGGGATAGTGATGTGA
- the LOC103867014 gene encoding putative B3 domain-containing protein At4g03170, with product MASPTQAREVHHRKEEDALDEERELIDLNKEAKHEDDDKIVASESSETREAKKQKVEQEVKDAYQEDERRGGMTRTTTPRSLTQEEAKAKEDDARASRMLASTSNDLVRPGLDINDYVDDSEQTLTFLTRWKAPETPPERIIHRTLVEQCSKPIQKQLTTSDVTQNRLSLSYSQVRKKFQQLLGDESGRKESRFTVYGPDGKVHEIWLREKKRSFDLTIGWWSFVEQYGLKECCDFVTVWMFRHSVTRRICLAIDTTRFAFRKQVSKRISQAAFEDSD from the coding sequence ATGGCATCTCCAACGCAAGCCCGAGAAGTCCACCACCGCAAGGAAGAAGACGCACTCGATGAAGAACGGGAGCTTATTGACCTGAACAAAGAAGCCAAACACGAAGACGATGACAAGATCGTGGCCTCAGAGTCGTCAGAGACAAGGGAAGCAAAGAAGCAGAAAGTGGAACAAGAAGTCAAAGATGCTTATCAAGAAGACGAAAGAAGAGGAGGGATGACGAGAACAACAACACCAAGAAGCTTAACTCAAGAAGAAGCAAAGGCAAAGGAAGATGATGCTCGCGCCTCACGCATGCTTGCGTCTACGAGCAACGACTTAGTCCGACCGGGGCTGGACATAAACGATTACGTCGACGACTCAGAACAAACCTTGACGTTCCTCACCCGATGGAAGGCTCCGGAGACTCCACCTGAAAGGATCATCCACCGCACCCTGGTCGAGCAATGCAGCAAACCGATCCAAAAGCAGCTAACGACGAGCGACGTGACACAGAACAGGCTCTCTTTATCGTACTCGCAAGTGAGGAAGAAGTTTCAGCAGCTTCTTGGCGACGAGTCAGGGAGAAAGGAGAGTAGGTTCACGGTTTACGGACCAGACGGGAAGGTTCATGAGATTTGGCTACGTGAGAAGAAGAGGTCGTTTGATTTGACGATAGGGTGGTGGTCGTTCGTGGAACAGTATGGGCTCAAGGAGTGTTGCGACTTCGTCACGGTTTGGATGTTCAGGCACAGTGTCACTCGACGGATTTGCTTAGCTATTGATACCACAAGGTTTGCTTTCAGGAAACAGGTTAGTAAGAGGATCTCTCAGGCTGCTTTCGAGGATTCTGATTAG